The following are from one region of the Roseobacter fucihabitans genome:
- a CDS encoding 3-hydroxybutyryl-CoA dehydrogenase, with product MDIKTIGIVGAGQMGNGIAHVMALAGYDIVLNDISQDALDTAMALMAKNMERQVSRGKITQDDQSQALQRIKTTPNLIELGTVDLIIEAATERESVKQAIFEDLLPHLEPHTILTSNTSSISITRLASRTDRPEKFMGFHFMNPVPVMQLVELIRGIATDEPTFAACKKVVDRLGKTAASAEDFPAFIVNRILMPMINEAVYTLYEGVGSVQSIDSSMKLGANHPMGPLELADFIGLDTCLAIMNVLHDGLADTKYRPCPLLTKYVEAGWLGRKTDRGFYDYRGDTPVPTR from the coding sequence ATGGACATCAAAACAATCGGGATTGTGGGTGCAGGCCAAATGGGCAATGGGATTGCGCATGTTATGGCCTTGGCCGGATATGACATCGTCCTGAATGATATCAGTCAGGATGCGCTGGACACGGCGATGGCCTTGATGGCCAAAAACATGGAGCGCCAGGTTTCGCGCGGCAAAATCACGCAGGACGACCAATCGCAGGCTTTGCAACGTATCAAGACCACGCCAAATCTGATCGAACTCGGCACGGTGGACCTTATTATCGAGGCGGCCACCGAACGGGAATCGGTCAAACAAGCGATCTTCGAAGATCTTTTGCCTCATCTTGAACCGCATACGATCCTGACGTCGAACACGTCGTCGATCTCCATTACACGGCTGGCGAGCCGGACCGACCGGCCCGAGAAATTCATGGGGTTCCACTTCATGAACCCCGTACCGGTGATGCAATTGGTGGAACTTATTCGCGGCATCGCAACGGATGAGCCGACCTTTGCCGCCTGCAAAAAAGTGGTGGACCGTCTGGGGAAAACGGCGGCCTCCGCCGAGGATTTTCCGGCCTTCATCGTCAACCGGATATTGATGCCGATGATCAATGAGGCCGTTTATACGCTCTATGAAGGGGTTGGCAGCGTTCAATCCATCGATAGCTCAATGAAATTGGGGGCCAATCACCCCATGGGCCCGCTGGAACTTGCGGATTTTATCGGTCTGGACACCTGCCTTGCCATCATGAACGTGCTGCATGACGGGCTCGCGGACACGAAATACAGGCCCTGCCCTTTGCTGACAAAATACGTTGAGGCTGGCTGGCTGGGGCGCAAAACCGATCGCGGGTTTTATGATTACAGAGGCGACACGCCGGTACCCACCCGCTAG
- a CDS encoding electron transfer flavoprotein subunit alpha/FixB family protein has protein sequence MAVLLLAEVTDGELAMDATAKAVTAAKMLGDVTVLAAGGSAAAAGEAAAKIDGVSKVLVAEDASLGHRLAESTAALIVSLSGDYEHIVAPATTDAKNVMPRVAALLDVMVISDASGVVDGTTFERPIYAGNAVQTVKSADAIKVITFRTSTFDAAGEGGSASVESISAVTNPGLSEWVEDKVAASDRPELTSAGVVVSGGRGVGSEDDFALIEKLADKLGAAVGASRAAVDSGYAPNDWQVGQTGKVVAPDLYVAVGISGAIQHLAGMKDSKIIVAINKDEEAPIFQVADYGLVADLFTAVPELIEKL, from the coding sequence ATGGCTGTTCTACTCCTTGCAGAAGTTACCGACGGCGAATTGGCAATGGATGCCACGGCAAAGGCGGTTACGGCCGCGAAAATGCTGGGCGATGTCACTGTGCTCGCGGCGGGTGGGTCGGCTGCGGCGGCTGGTGAAGCGGCTGCCAAAATCGACGGTGTCAGCAAAGTGCTGGTGGCTGAGGATGCATCCTTGGGTCATCGCCTTGCAGAATCCACCGCCGCGCTGATCGTTTCGCTCTCGGGCGATTACGAGCATATCGTTGCACCCGCGACCACGGACGCCAAGAATGTCATGCCCCGCGTGGCAGCTTTGCTCGATGTGATGGTGATCTCTGACGCATCGGGTGTGGTGGATGGCACTACATTCGAGCGGCCCATCTATGCGGGCAACGCGGTTCAAACCGTGAAATCCGCCGATGCGATCAAGGTTATCACCTTCCGGACATCGACCTTTGATGCAGCCGGTGAGGGAGGGTCTGCGTCAGTAGAATCGATATCCGCCGTGACCAACCCCGGATTGAGTGAATGGGTTGAGGATAAGGTCGCGGCCAGTGACCGTCCCGAGTTGACCTCTGCAGGTGTGGTTGTATCGGGTGGTCGTGGTGTGGGGTCGGAAGATGATTTTGCCTTGATCGAAAAGCTTGCAGATAAGCTCGGCGCAGCGGTCGGCGCATCACGTGCGGCGGTCGATTCCGGGTACGCCCCCAATGATTGGCAAGTCGGACAAACCGGCAAGGTCGTCGCACCTGATCTTTACGTGGCCGTGGGAATTTCGGGTGCGATCCAGCATCTTGCGGGCATGAAGGATTCCAAGATCATTGTCGCCATCAATAAGGATGAGGAGGCCCCGATTTTTCAGGTTGCCGACTACGGCCTTGTGGCGGATCTGTTCACCGCCGTCCCAGAACTTATTGAGAAACTATAA
- a CDS encoding twin transmembrane helix small protein, whose translation MGDTIFIIAVIACIAVVIVLMLGLGGFAKGGAFNKKNSNKLMRYRLGAQFVAVCLIVAYVLLR comes from the coding sequence GTGGGTGACACAATATTCATAATCGCCGTGATCGCCTGTATTGCTGTGGTGATTGTCTTGATGCTGGGTCTTGGTGGATTCGCCAAAGGCGGCGCGTTCAATAAGAAGAACTCGAACAAGTTGATGCGATACAGGCTCGGAGCGCAATTCGTGGCCGTCTGCCTGATCGTTGCTTATGTGCTTTTGCGCTGA
- a CDS encoding cob(I)yrinic acid a,c-diamide adenosyltransferase has translation MVVLNKIYTKTGDAGETALGNGSRVAKHALRVTAYGTSDELNSFVGVARLQARGDMDDALSRIQNDLFDLGADLCRPDIEQDGEAEYPPLRMISAQVDRLEAEIDAMNANLDALRSFILPGGSALSAHMHVCRTVSRRAERLCVELASMEVINTAAVKYLNRLSDWFFVAARHANNGGKDDVLWVPGANR, from the coding sequence ATGGTGGTTCTGAACAAAATCTACACGAAAACCGGCGATGCGGGCGAAACCGCGCTCGGAAACGGTTCCCGTGTCGCAAAACATGCGCTGCGTGTGACCGCCTACGGGACTTCGGATGAGTTGAACTCTTTTGTTGGTGTCGCGCGCCTGCAAGCGCGCGGGGATATGGACGACGCGCTAAGCCGCATTCAGAACGATCTCTTTGATCTGGGCGCAGATCTTTGTCGGCCCGACATCGAGCAGGACGGCGAAGCAGAATACCCGCCTTTGCGGATGATCAGCGCTCAAGTCGACCGATTGGAAGCAGAAATTGACGCGATGAACGCAAACCTTGATGCGTTGCGCAGTTTCATTCTTCCGGGGGGCTCTGCTTTATCTGCGCATATGCATGTGTGCCGCACGGTCTCAAGGCGCGCCGAACGGCTTTGCGTGGAATTGGCGAGCATGGAAGTAATCAATACGGCGGCCGTCAAATATCTGAACCGTCTGAGTGATTGGTTTTTCGTAGCAGCGCGCCACGCCAATAACGGTGGCAAGGATGATGTTTTGTGGGTGCCCGGTGCCAACCGCTAG
- a CDS encoding SH3 domain-containing protein has protein sequence MNRFILVSFAFLALGFYEISGGADFDPIAARDAAVIARADPDVPLASSHDKMQAIAAASSDDAPTVTRLSLSLTSFDDALSAQEPAPPPTILAKPEPLAPLTSPSIVGATTVTFDATPDEDEVLPSIIFSGSRAQASSQSVSAPRDIRFVSAAVVNMRGGPGTGFDVVSKLQRNTEVEILQDDGTGWVKLRAVSGGPEGWIADYLLSNG, from the coding sequence ATGAATCGATTCATTTTAGTTAGTTTTGCATTTTTGGCGCTGGGGTTTTACGAGATCAGCGGTGGTGCCGATTTCGATCCCATTGCGGCACGCGACGCCGCCGTGATCGCGCGGGCGGATCCTGATGTGCCTCTCGCATCTTCACACGACAAAATGCAGGCCATCGCGGCGGCATCGAGCGATGATGCCCCCACAGTGACGCGTCTTTCGCTTAGTTTAACATCATTTGATGATGCATTGAGCGCCCAGGAACCAGCGCCGCCACCAACCATCCTCGCCAAACCAGAGCCGCTTGCGCCGCTCACATCGCCCTCCATCGTCGGCGCGACCACTGTGACTTTTGACGCGACCCCGGATGAAGATGAGGTTTTGCCCAGCATTATTTTCTCCGGATCACGCGCGCAGGCCTCTTCCCAAAGTGTGTCAGCGCCCCGCGACATCCGCTTTGTGTCGGCCGCAGTGGTGAATATGCGCGGCGGACCGGGAACGGGCTTTGATGTAGTATCCAAGCTGCAACGCAATACAGAAGTCGAAATACTTCAGGACGATGGCACGGGTTGGGTGAAATTACGCGCTGTCTCCGGTGGGCCGGAGGGCTGGATCGCGGACTACCTGCTCAGCAACGGATAG
- a CDS encoding lysophospholipid acyltransferase family protein, whose protein sequence is MVESTQDVNVAQGESEPVNFAQYDRRSLSYASTFEDPWKSAVIRVIEAFTGKLTILRLVKKFERRGTPKGQAFWRAALDVMGIDLLTPQEQLDRIPKTGPVIVVSNHPHGMVDGMIFADLIGRVRPDYRILTRSLLTVIDEVAGSYMIPVPFPHDPNAQRKGVEMRANAMKHLKEGGVVALFPSGGVAASETFFGPAVEAEWNVFTAKLIRRSGATVVPLKFLGQNSRAYQIANKISPMLRQGLLLHEVVHSLNKPQAPIVGHPLSNDELRKWDDDPRGFMAWLREHTLSLKD, encoded by the coding sequence TTGGTAGAGAGCACGCAAGACGTAAATGTAGCCCAAGGCGAGTCAGAGCCGGTCAATTTTGCGCAATATGACCGCAGAAGCCTTTCCTATGCGTCGACTTTTGAGGATCCGTGGAAGTCAGCCGTGATCCGGGTGATCGAGGCGTTTACAGGAAAACTGACCATTCTGCGTCTGGTCAAGAAGTTCGAACGCCGCGGCACACCCAAGGGTCAGGCGTTCTGGCGGGCTGCTCTTGACGTGATGGGGATCGACCTCCTTACACCACAAGAACAGCTTGACCGGATCCCCAAAACCGGCCCCGTCATCGTGGTGTCCAACCATCCGCATGGCATGGTGGATGGTATGATTTTCGCCGATCTGATCGGCCGAGTGCGGCCTGACTATCGAATTCTGACCCGATCCCTTTTGACAGTGATTGATGAAGTGGCAGGGTCTTACATGATCCCGGTCCCGTTTCCGCATGACCCCAACGCGCAACGCAAAGGCGTGGAAATGCGCGCGAATGCAATGAAACATCTTAAGGAAGGCGGCGTCGTGGCGCTTTTCCCATCGGGTGGTGTTGCCGCATCCGAGACGTTTTTCGGACCCGCGGTTGAGGCGGAATGGAATGTCTTCACCGCTAAATTGATCCGCCGATCTGGCGCGACGGTTGTTCCTCTCAAATTTCTGGGACAGAATTCACGCGCCTATCAGATTGCGAATAAAATATCGCCAATGTTGCGACAAGGTCTTTTGCTGCATGAAGTCGTCCACTCTTTGAACAAGCCGCAAGCGCCCATCGTGGGGCACCCGTTGTCGAACGATGAGTTGCGCAAATGGGATGATGACCCACGTGGCTTCATGGCCTGGCTGCGTGAGCACACGTTGTCCCTGAAAGACTGA
- a CDS encoding HPr kinase/phosphorylase — translation MKSSPFSTDGAAITLHASCVSYQGNGVIILGASGTGKSSLALQLMAYGAELVADDQTTVTVRNGLLSASSPSILKGLIEARGVGLLRANHLPETEVGLVVDLDRLETKRLPELHRTNLAGIDVVCLHKADCPHFPAAILHYLRSGRWKP, via the coding sequence ATGAAGAGTTCGCCTTTTTCCACTGACGGCGCGGCCATCACGCTGCACGCATCTTGCGTTTCCTATCAGGGAAACGGGGTTATTATTCTTGGCGCATCCGGTACGGGCAAGTCGAGTTTGGCGCTGCAATTGATGGCATATGGTGCCGAATTGGTGGCAGATGATCAAACCACCGTGACGGTGCGCAATGGTCTACTTAGTGCAAGTAGCCCGTCGATTCTCAAGGGGTTGATCGAAGCCCGAGGCGTGGGATTGCTGCGGGCAAACCATCTTCCTGAAACGGAGGTTGGTCTTGTTGTCGATCTAGATCGTCTTGAAACCAAACGGTTACCTGAACTGCACAGGACCAATCTGGCTGGGATCGACGTGGTCTGCCTTCACAAAGCTGATTGCCCCCATTTCCCTGCCGCGATTTTGCATTACCTTCGTAGTGGAAGGTGGAAGCCATGA
- a CDS encoding HPr family phosphocarrier protein — protein MTDCTLKIVNEKGLHARASAKLVEVVEGFDAQAEISKDGMTASADSIMGLLMLAASKGSFIEVSTSGPDADALAEALSALVSDMFGEGQ, from the coding sequence ATGACCGACTGCACGTTAAAAATTGTGAATGAAAAAGGGCTGCATGCGCGTGCGTCAGCAAAGCTCGTGGAGGTTGTTGAAGGGTTTGACGCGCAAGCCGAGATATCCAAAGACGGGATGACAGCATCAGCAGACAGCATCATGGGGCTTTTGATGTTGGCAGCGTCCAAGGGAAGCTTTATTGAAGTGAGTACGTCCGGCCCCGATGCCGATGCGCTTGCAGAGGCCCTATCGGCTTTGGTGTCAGACATGTTTGGCGAAGGGCAGTAA
- a CDS encoding SDR family NAD(P)-dependent oxidoreductase yields the protein MTQKTILITGCSSGIGYCCAVGLKARGWRVFAACRKPEDCARLRMEGFESPQLDYADPASIDAALAQVLAATGGRLDVLFNNGAHGTPGAVEDLPTDALRAIFEVNFFGWHQLTRAVIPVMRAQGHGRIIQCSSVLGFITLPWRGAYNATKYALEGLTDTLRIEMRDTPIHIVLIEPGPVTSKIRQNSARHFERWVDWRNSVRRVQYETGLNKRLYETRGPDAFELPANAVLSKLIRAVDDPRPNPRYYVTTPTYLMGILRRLLPTRALDWVLSRT from the coding sequence ATGACGCAAAAAACCATACTGATCACCGGCTGCTCTTCGGGCATCGGATATTGCTGCGCGGTGGGCCTCAAAGCGCGCGGTTGGCGGGTGTTTGCCGCCTGTCGCAAGCCGGAGGATTGCGCACGTCTGCGCATGGAGGGGTTTGAAAGCCCACAACTGGACTACGCGGACCCTGCGAGTATTGACGCCGCCCTCGCGCAGGTTCTGGCCGCAACCGGTGGCCGTTTGGACGTGCTTTTCAACAATGGCGCACATGGCACACCGGGGGCGGTCGAAGATCTGCCAACGGACGCATTACGGGCCATTTTCGAGGTCAATTTCTTTGGCTGGCACCAGCTAACGCGCGCCGTCATCCCGGTTATGCGCGCCCAGGGGCATGGCCGCATCATTCAATGCTCCTCTGTTCTGGGCTTCATCACACTGCCCTGGCGCGGGGCGTATAATGCCACGAAATACGCCCTCGAAGGCCTGACGGACACGCTGCGCATCGAAATGCGCGACACGCCCATCCATATTGTCCTGATCGAACCGGGCCCCGTGACATCGAAAATCCGTCAGAACTCAGCGCGTCATTTCGAACGCTGGGTTGATTGGCGCAACTCCGTGCGCCGCGTGCAATATGAAACCGGGCTGAACAAGCGCCTCTATGAAACGCGCGGACCCGATGCTTTTGAATTGCCTGCAAATGCTGTTTTGAGCAAGCTCATCCGGGCCGTGGATGACCCGCGCCCTAATCCGCGGTACTATGTCACGACACCGACCTATCTTATGGGGATATTGCGCCGCTTGCTGCCGACGCGGGCGCTCGATTGGGTTCTTTCGCGCACCTAG
- a CDS encoding electron transfer flavoprotein subunit beta/FixA family protein → MKVLVPVKRVIDYNVKVRVKADGSGVDLANVKMSMNPFDEISVEQAIRLKEAGQADEVVVVSIGVKQSQETLRTALAMGADRAILVIAADDVHQDIEPLSVAKILKAIVDEEQPGLVLCGKQAIDNDMNATGQMLSALMGWSQATFASEVAIEGDHAVVSREVDGGMQTIKVTMPTVITVDLRLNEPRYASLPNIMKAKKKPMEEKTAADYGVDVTPRLEIVKTVEPETRAAGIKVGSVDELVSKLKEAGAV, encoded by the coding sequence ATGAAGGTTCTAGTACCTGTCAAACGCGTGATCGACTACAACGTAAAGGTCCGCGTCAAAGCGGATGGTTCGGGTGTTGATCTTGCCAACGTGAAAATGTCGATGAACCCGTTTGACGAGATTTCCGTCGAGCAGGCCATCCGTTTGAAAGAAGCCGGTCAGGCCGATGAGGTCGTGGTGGTTTCGATTGGTGTCAAGCAAAGTCAGGAAACCCTGCGCACGGCATTGGCGATGGGCGCGGACCGCGCCATTCTGGTGATCGCAGCCGATGATGTGCATCAAGACATCGAGCCGTTGAGCGTGGCCAAGATCCTCAAGGCCATCGTGGACGAAGAGCAGCCCGGTCTGGTGCTATGCGGAAAGCAGGCGATTGATAATGATATGAACGCCACCGGTCAGATGCTGAGCGCTTTGATGGGCTGGAGCCAGGCGACCTTTGCTTCAGAAGTTGCGATTGAAGGCGATCACGCTGTGGTCAGCCGCGAAGTGGATGGCGGCATGCAGACGATCAAAGTGACCATGCCCACGGTCATCACCGTGGATTTGCGCCTCAACGAGCCACGCTATGCGTCACTGCCCAACATCATGAAGGCCAAGAAAAAGCCGATGGAGGAGAAAACCGCCGCCGATTACGGCGTTGATGTGACGCCGCGGCTGGAGATTGTCAAAACCGTCGAGCCGGAAACGCGGGCCGCGGGCATAAAGGTCGGTTCTGTTGATGAACTGGTATCGAAACTCAAAGAAGCGGGGGCTGTGTAA
- a CDS encoding PTS sugar transporter subunit IIA: MIGIVIVAHGGLAKEYLAAVEHVVGTQVGIKAIGIDADHNRDAKERDICVAADSVDTGGGVVIVTDLYGGSPSNLSLLACQPGNRRILYGANLPMLIKLAKSRQKTVPDAVRLALEAGKKYIDSHNISHDPESRSNP; encoded by the coding sequence GTGATCGGTATCGTAATTGTCGCACATGGCGGTTTGGCTAAAGAATACCTTGCTGCTGTCGAACATGTTGTTGGGACGCAGGTGGGTATCAAGGCGATAGGGATTGATGCAGATCACAATCGCGATGCGAAGGAACGCGATATTTGTGTCGCAGCGGATAGTGTGGATACCGGTGGGGGTGTCGTCATTGTGACCGATTTATATGGTGGGTCGCCATCAAACCTCAGCCTGCTTGCCTGCCAACCTGGAAATCGACGGATCTTGTATGGGGCGAATTTGCCGATGTTGATAAAACTGGCGAAAAGCCGTCAGAAAACAGTTCCTGACGCGGTACGGCTGGCATTGGAGGCGGGTAAGAAATACATCGATAGCCATAACATCAGCCATGATCCGGAAAGTAGATCAAATCCATGA
- a CDS encoding DUF6473 family protein: MTYDVLGAGALDYAPCRYGNSKLLFRGPERRIDVPYVAFLGGTETYGKFIKCPYPALVESDLGVNCINFGISNAGIDVMLCDQMLGDAANGAEVTVIQVIGAQNLSNRFYTVHPRRNDRFVSASTLLMSIYPEVDFAEFHFTKHMLSCLLEVSTDRFSAVKAELQMAWSARMKLLMNRISGQKVLLWFSDHPPLEEGPVGVNPSMEKAPLFVTRKMLKDLNSIADGYVEVVATPQALAAGVDGMVFSQMEAMAAAEMLGPKAHGEVALKLGKVLHSMI, from the coding sequence ATGACCTATGACGTATTGGGAGCGGGGGCTCTCGATTATGCGCCGTGTCGTTATGGCAATTCGAAATTACTGTTCAGAGGGCCTGAACGTAGGATAGATGTCCCCTATGTTGCCTTTCTTGGCGGTACCGAGACCTATGGGAAGTTTATAAAGTGCCCGTATCCGGCGCTGGTAGAAAGCGATTTGGGCGTAAATTGCATCAATTTCGGCATTTCCAATGCGGGAATTGATGTCATGTTATGCGATCAGATGTTGGGTGACGCTGCAAATGGCGCGGAAGTCACTGTGATTCAGGTGATCGGTGCGCAGAACCTTTCAAATCGTTTTTACACGGTGCATCCCCGGCGCAATGATCGGTTTGTAAGTGCCTCAACACTGCTGATGTCAATATATCCAGAGGTCGATTTCGCGGAGTTTCACTTCACCAAGCACATGTTGAGTTGCCTGCTCGAGGTTTCGACCGACCGATTTTCCGCAGTCAAAGCTGAATTGCAAATGGCCTGGTCGGCACGCATGAAGCTGCTGATGAACCGGATTTCAGGGCAAAAGGTGCTGCTCTGGTTTTCGGATCATCCGCCGCTGGAAGAAGGACCTGTCGGGGTGAACCCTTCGATGGAGAAGGCGCCTCTTTTCGTAACACGAAAGATGCTCAAAGATTTGAACTCGATTGCGGATGGATACGTCGAGGTTGTCGCAACGCCACAGGCGCTTGCAGCGGGTGTTGATGGGATGGTTTTCAGCCAGATGGAAGCCATGGCGGCGGCGGAAATGCTGGGTCCAAAGGCGCATGGCGAGGTGGCGCTAAAGCTAGGTAAGGTTTTGCATTCAATGATATAA
- the rapZ gene encoding RNase adapter RapZ — translation MNEDSNTTARRIVLVSGPSGAGRSSALNVLEDAGFEAVDNLPLRLLPHLFEAAGHDRPLALGIDPRNREFSTNSVIDLLGGLAGMPGLAAELLYLDCSTDVLLRRYSETRRRHPLAPNGRPSDGIAQELQMLEPLRARADVLIDTSELNIHQLRAEVEHWFAPEGQRRLTVSVQSFSYKRGLPRSVDMIFDCRFLTNPYWTPSLRALNGTDVAVKNHVMADLRFAAFSDKVLDLSLLLLPAYREEGKSYFSIAFGCTGGQHRSVVMAQGHALQLAEAGWQVSIRHRELDLRKKDEA, via the coding sequence ATGAACGAAGATTCCAATACCACGGCGCGTCGCATTGTCCTGGTCAGCGGGCCATCAGGTGCCGGGCGCTCCAGTGCGCTCAATGTACTGGAGGATGCGGGTTTCGAGGCTGTTGATAATCTGCCGCTGCGTCTTTTGCCTCATCTGTTTGAGGCAGCAGGTCATGACCGACCGCTTGCTTTGGGAATTGATCCCCGCAACCGGGAGTTTTCAACAAATAGCGTTATTGATTTATTGGGGGGGCTGGCGGGTATGCCGGGCCTGGCGGCCGAGCTGCTTTATCTTGATTGCAGCACGGATGTTTTGTTGCGCAGATATTCAGAAACCCGGCGACGACACCCTTTGGCCCCCAACGGTCGCCCTTCCGATGGCATCGCGCAGGAATTGCAGATGCTTGAACCTTTGCGTGCGCGTGCGGATGTGCTCATCGACACAAGTGAGCTCAACATCCACCAGTTGCGGGCTGAAGTGGAGCACTGGTTTGCACCTGAAGGCCAGCGACGGCTGACCGTTTCGGTTCAATCTTTCTCCTACAAGCGTGGATTGCCGCGCAGCGTGGACATGATTTTTGATTGCCGGTTTTTGACAAACCCCTATTGGACGCCCTCTTTGCGCGCACTGAATGGCACCGATGTCGCGGTCAAAAACCATGTCATGGCTGATCTAAGATTTGCGGCGTTCTCTGATAAAGTGTTGGATCTGAGCCTGCTGTTGCTGCCGGCTTATCGCGAAGAGGGAAAATCATACTTTTCAATCGCCTTTGGGTGTACGGGCGGCCAGCATAGATCCGTGGTTATGGCGCAAGGACACGCATTGCAGCTTGCAGAGGCAGGGTGGCAGGTGTCAATAAGGCACCGCGAATTGGACCTGCGAAAGAAAGACGAGGCTTGA